The Nocardia arthritidis genome has a window encoding:
- the sigC gene encoding RNA polymerase sigma factor SigC produces the protein MPTPAEDDNTTRLALAAARGDRRALEAFIRATQGDVWRLLAHLTEVGRADDLTQETYLRALGSIKRFEGRASARTWLLSIARRVVVDQVRMAVARPRIADGVDWVAAADRQTTRRDGAADIVELNLLLNDLAPERREALVLTQILGLSYAEAAAVCGCPVGTVRSRVARAREDLVAATRFGGQRKSG, from the coding sequence ATGCCGACGCCCGCCGAGGACGACAACACCACTCGGCTCGCCCTCGCCGCGGCACGCGGAGATCGCCGGGCCCTCGAAGCGTTCATCCGAGCCACCCAGGGTGATGTCTGGCGGCTGCTCGCCCACCTCACCGAGGTCGGCCGCGCCGACGACCTCACCCAGGAGACCTATTTGCGCGCCCTCGGCAGCATCAAGCGGTTCGAGGGCCGGGCCAGCGCGCGCACCTGGCTGCTGTCCATCGCCCGCCGGGTGGTGGTCGACCAGGTGAGGATGGCGGTGGCGCGGCCGCGGATCGCCGACGGCGTCGACTGGGTGGCCGCGGCCGACCGGCAGACCACGCGCCGGGACGGTGCGGCCGATATCGTCGAATTGAATTTGCTGCTCAACGATTTGGCGCCGGAACGCCGAGAAGCGTTGGTGCTCACCCAGATTCTCGGACTGTCATACGCCGAGGCCGCCGCCGTATGCGGCTGCCCGGTCGGCACCGTGCGCTCCCGCGTCGCGCGGGCCCGCGAAGATCTCGTCGCCGCAACGCGATTCGGCGGGCAGCGCAAGAGCGGCTGA
- a CDS encoding zf-HC2 domain-containing protein — protein sequence MECKVCRTALSARIDGERETVPAARVDEHLERCDACCSWYAAAVELAQHLRGAPAVAPDLTDAIFAAAELERPRWSRLSRLRDRALAARLSAVRLLLGVLGAAQCGLALAQLAGVDFGMSHHHGAEMTRHLINETTAWSLAIGIGLVYCAVRPHATAGVLPVLGVLVATLTVFVVNDLRSGVVPVSRVLSHLVLVAALVLVAIVHRTRRPQTSPPTRDGLGEPVELVLPPGARLGRRATHLRATQDPAA from the coding sequence GTGGAGTGCAAAGTGTGCCGGACGGCGCTGTCGGCCCGCATCGACGGCGAACGCGAAACCGTTCCCGCGGCGCGGGTGGACGAACACCTGGAGCGGTGCGACGCGTGCTGCTCCTGGTATGCCGCCGCCGTCGAACTCGCACAGCATCTGCGCGGCGCCCCGGCCGTCGCGCCGGATCTGACCGATGCCATCTTCGCGGCCGCCGAGCTGGAGCGTCCGCGCTGGTCACGGCTGTCCCGGCTGCGTGATCGGGCGCTCGCGGCGCGGCTGTCGGCGGTCCGGTTGCTGCTCGGTGTGCTGGGTGCCGCGCAGTGCGGACTCGCGCTGGCCCAACTCGCCGGCGTCGATTTCGGGATGAGCCACCACCACGGCGCCGAGATGACCCGGCACCTCATCAACGAGACCACCGCGTGGAGCCTGGCCATCGGCATCGGGCTCGTCTACTGCGCGGTCCGGCCGCATGCGACCGCGGGTGTGCTGCCGGTGCTCGGTGTGCTGGTCGCCACACTGACCGTATTCGTGGTGAACGATCTGCGCTCCGGGGTGGTGCCGGTATCCCGGGTGCTCTCGCACCTGGTGCTGGTCGCCGCGCTGGTGCTGGTCGCGATCGTGCACCGGACCCGCCGCCCGCAGACCTCGCCGCCCACCCGCGACGGTCTCGGCGAACCGGTCGAACTGGTGTTGCCGCCGGGCGCGCGCCTCGGCCGCCGCGCCACCCACCTGCGCGCCACCCAAGATCCCGCCGCCTGA